The following proteins are co-located in the Acidimicrobiales bacterium genome:
- the rplS gene encoding 50S ribosomal protein L19, translating to MNPTDIVDRENLRDDVPDFRPGDTLKVHVRVVEGSRERNQVFQGAVIRRQGTGARETFTVRKVSFGVGVERTFPVHSPVLARIEVVTRGDVRRAKLYYLRGRVGKAAKIKEKRQPFAAKAK from the coding sequence ATGAACCCCACTGACATCGTCGATCGCGAGAACCTCCGGGACGACGTCCCCGACTTCCGGCCGGGTGACACGCTCAAGGTCCACGTGCGCGTCGTGGAGGGCAGTCGCGAACGCAACCAGGTGTTCCAGGGTGCGGTCATCCGCCGTCAGGGCACCGGCGCCCGCGAGACCTTCACCGTGCGCAAGGTCAGCTTCGGGGTCGGCGTCGAGCGGACGTTCCCGGTGCACTCGCCGGTGTTGGCGAGGATCGAGGTCGTCACCCGCGGCGACGTCCGCCGCGCCAAGCTCTACTACCTGCGCGGTCGCGTCGGGAAGGCCGCCAAGATCAAGGAGAAGCGGCAACCTTTCGCCGCCAAGGCCAAGTAG